In Nocardia asteroides, the following proteins share a genomic window:
- a CDS encoding cobalamin biosynthesis protein, whose product MTERVDDSDATAAIRQIRDKNAATPPPASTPPPATSPPPIDDPASDSPVAAERVADSRASGSAIGATCLDQAATAAGRDRVRVVVGLGLRPGTGAETITRAIDAVVGAAAVTVTGLATIDRRAAEAGLLSAADVLGVPVIACRAEELAEIDTPQRSPRVVRAVGTPSVAEAAALLVGRGELVCGRTVVGGVVVAVATVAGGGN is encoded by the coding sequence ATGACCGAGCGGGTCGACGACTCCGACGCGACAGCCGCGATCCGCCAGATCCGCGACAAGAACGCGGCGACGCCGCCGCCCGCCTCGACACCGCCGCCTGCCACCAGCCCGCCGCCGATCGACGACCCGGCGTCGGACTCGCCTGTGGCTGCGGAGCGAGTAGCCGACTCGCGGGCCAGTGGCTCGGCGATCGGGGCCACATGTCTGGACCAGGCCGCGACCGCCGCGGGGCGGGACCGGGTTCGGGTGGTTGTCGGGCTCGGTCTCCGGCCGGGGACCGGCGCCGAGACGATTACTCGCGCCATCGACGCGGTCGTCGGTGCGGCCGCTGTCACGGTGACCGGTCTGGCCACGATCGATCGTCGTGCAGCGGAAGCGGGTCTCCTGTCGGCGGCGGATGTGCTCGGCGTCCCGGTGATCGCCTGTCGTGCCGAGGAATTGGCCGAGATCGATACGCCGCAGCGGTCGCCCAGGGTGGTTCGGGCCGTGGGGACGCCGTCGGTGGCCGAGGCGGCGGCGCTGCTGGTGGGGCGGGGTGAACTCGTGTGTGGGCGAACGGTTGTCGGCGGGGTCGTGGTGGCCGTGGCGACGGTGGCCGGTGGCGGGAATTAA